The following are from one region of the Pseudomonas putida genome:
- a CDS encoding transposase — protein sequence MSVWVGVDIGSRTSVVGVRKDGRPAGQWDIAQTPAGRKAAVKKLLALKPKSIVMEATGIYYLDLALELHAADLPVSVINPKSFHNFAKLMLVNSKTDAIDAQLLSEYGERMTPRLWTPPSLVQLELRALGRHINRLVGHRTRAKNELHALQATATTVSMLIEDQEEAIASLDNRIERFRKAGRELVAQCPTLTRQYKQLLAGPGIGRSLCTCGIG from the coding sequence ATGAGTGTCTGGGTTGGCGTCGATATCGGCTCACGTACTTCGGTCGTTGGGGTGCGTAAAGATGGGCGTCCGGCCGGACAGTGGGATATCGCTCAAACCCCTGCAGGCCGTAAGGCTGCGGTGAAAAAGCTGCTGGCACTCAAACCCAAGTCGATCGTGATGGAGGCGACCGGAATCTATTACCTGGACTTGGCCCTTGAGCTACATGCGGCTGACCTCCCTGTATCCGTGATCAACCCCAAGAGCTTCCACAATTTCGCCAAACTGATGCTGGTGAACAGCAAGACCGATGCAATAGATGCTCAACTGCTGTCCGAGTACGGCGAGCGTATGACACCGCGCTTGTGGACACCTCCAAGCCTTGTGCAGCTTGAACTGAGGGCTCTGGGGCGACACATCAATCGTTTGGTGGGGCATCGTACAAGGGCGAAGAACGAACTGCATGCATTGCAGGCGACCGCTACAACCGTGTCGATGCTGATCGAGGATCAGGAGGAAGCGATTGCTTCACTGGATAATCGAATTGAGCGCTTTCGTAAGGCGGGCCGCGAGCTGGTCGCCCAGTGTCCGACGCTTACTCGGCAGTACAAGCAGCTGCTCGCAGGGCCTGGGATTGGGAGAAGTCTCTGCACTTGCGGCATTGGCTGA
- a CDS encoding transposase: protein MAELTILPQMLKSSQVARHAGLDVRQTQSGTSIDKPGRLGKSGNAYLRAAMYMPALTAVRCDPYAKAFYESLVNRGKKKMQAIAAVMRKYLTGIWACMRGDEPFDTAKLFSSEHLRKA from the coding sequence TTGGCTGAACTGACCATCCTTCCTCAAATGCTCAAGTCCTCGCAGGTAGCTCGCCACGCGGGTCTCGATGTTCGACAGACCCAATCGGGAACGAGCATTGATAAGCCCGGCAGACTCGGCAAAAGTGGGAATGCTTATCTACGGGCAGCCATGTACATGCCTGCCTTGACCGCAGTGCGCTGCGACCCTTATGCGAAGGCTTTTTACGAGTCGTTGGTCAACAGGGGCAAGAAGAAAATGCAGGCTATCGCTGCTGTCATGCGCAAGTACCTGACAGGCATCTGGGCATGTATGCGCGGGGATGAGCCATTTGATACGGCCAAGCTTTTCAGCTCTGAACACCTCAGAAAAGCTTGA
- the chrR gene encoding class I chromate reductase ChrR (Pseudomonas putida) codes for MSQVYSVAVVVGSLRKDSYNRKVARALSELAPSSLALKIVEIGDLPLYNEDVEAEAPPEAWKRFRDEIRRSDAVLFVTPEYNRSVPGGLKNAIDVGSRPYGQSAWSGKPTAVVSVSPGAIGGFGANHAVRQSLVFLDMPCMQMPEAYIGGAASLFEESGKLNDKTRPFLQAFVDKFASWVKLNRAV; via the coding sequence ATGAGCCAGGTGTATTCGGTAGCGGTGGTCGTCGGTAGCTTGCGCAAGGACTCCTACAACCGCAAGGTCGCCCGCGCACTCTCGGAGCTGGCGCCGTCCAGCCTTGCCCTGAAAATCGTCGAGATTGGCGACTTGCCGTTGTACAACGAGGATGTCGAGGCCGAAGCACCGCCGGAAGCGTGGAAGCGTTTTCGCGACGAGATCCGCCGCAGTGATGCGGTGCTGTTCGTGACCCCGGAATACAACCGCTCGGTGCCTGGCGGCCTGAAGAACGCCATCGATGTGGGTTCGCGGCCCTATGGGCAAAGCGCCTGGAGTGGCAAGCCGACGGCGGTGGTCAGCGTTTCGCCGGGGGCTATTGGTGGCTTCGGCGCCAACCATGCCGTGCGCCAGTCGCTGGTGTTTCTGGACATGCCGTGCATGCAGATGCCCGAGGCCTACATTGGCGGCGCGGCGAGCCTGTTCGAGGAATCGGGCAAGCTCAATGACAAGACCCGGCCGTTCTTGCAGGCGTTTGTCGACAAGTTCGCGTCCTGGGTGAAATTGAACCGGGCGGTTTGA
- a CDS encoding Orn/Lys/Arg decarboxylase N-terminal domain-containing protein has translation MYKDLKFPILIVHRAIKADSVAGERVRGIAEELRQDGFAILAAADHAEACLVAATHHGLACMLIAAEGVGENTHLLQSMAELIRLARLRAPNLPIFALGEQVTLENAPAEAMSELNQLRGILYLFEDTVPFLARQVARAAHTYLDGLLPPFFKALVQHTAQSNYSWHTPGHGGGVAYRKSPVGQAFHQFFGENTLRSDLSVSVPELGSLLDHTGPLAEAEARAARNFGADHTFFVINGTSTANKIVWHAMVGRDDLVLVDRNCHKSVVHAIIMTGAIPLYLCPERNELGIIGPIPLSEFSPEAIQAKIQANPLARDRGQRIKLAVVTNSTYDGLCYHAGLIKQTLGASVEVLHFDEAWFAYAAFHEFFTGRYAMGTACAADSPLVFSTHSTHKLLAAFSQASMIHVQDGARRQLDRDRFNEAFMMHISTSPQYSILASLDVASTMMEGPAGRSLLQEMFDEALSFRRALANLREHIAADDWWFSIWQPPSAEGIHRLAAQDWLLQPGAEWHGFGEVADDYVLLDPLKVTLVMPGLSAGGALGEHGIPAAVVSKFLWERGLVVEKTGLYSFLVLFSMGITKGKWSTLLTELLEFKRHYDGNTALGNCLPSVVAADASRYQGMGLRDLCDQLHGCYRANATAKQLKRLFTRLPEVAVSPAQAYDQMVRGEVEAVPIEALSGRVAAVMLVPYPPGIPLIMPGERFTEATRSILDYLAFARAFNQGFPGFVADVHGLQNESGRYTVDCIKECE, from the coding sequence ATGTACAAGGACCTCAAGTTCCCCATCCTCATTGTCCACCGCGCCATCAAGGCCGACAGCGTCGCTGGCGAGCGCGTGCGGGGTATCGCCGAGGAACTGCGTCAGGACGGTTTTGCCATCCTTGCCGCCGCCGACCATGCCGAGGCTTGCCTGGTTGCCGCCACCCACCACGGCCTGGCCTGCATGCTGATTGCCGCCGAGGGCGTCGGCGAGAATACCCACTTGCTGCAGAGCATGGCCGAGCTGATCCGCCTGGCCCGCCTGCGCGCGCCCAACCTGCCGATTTTCGCCTTGGGCGAACAGGTGACCCTGGAAAACGCCCCCGCCGAAGCCATGAGCGAGCTCAACCAGCTGCGCGGCATCCTCTATCTGTTCGAAGACACCGTGCCGTTTCTTGCGCGCCAGGTGGCGCGTGCCGCACACACCTACCTTGATGGCCTGCTGCCGCCGTTCTTCAAGGCCCTGGTACAGCACACCGCGCAGTCCAATTATTCCTGGCACACCCCGGGCCACGGCGGCGGCGTCGCCTACCGCAAAAGCCCGGTGGGCCAGGCCTTTCACCAGTTCTTCGGGGAAAACACCCTGCGCTCGGACTTGTCCGTTTCCGTGCCGGAGCTGGGCTCGCTGCTCGATCACACCGGCCCCTTGGCCGAAGCCGAGGCCAGGGCCGCACGCAACTTTGGCGCCGACCACACCTTCTTCGTCATCAATGGCACCTCCACGGCCAACAAGATCGTCTGGCACGCCATGGTTGGCCGCGACGACCTGGTACTGGTGGACCGCAACTGCCACAAATCGGTGGTGCATGCGATCATCATGACCGGTGCCATTCCGCTGTACCTGTGCCCTGAGCGCAACGAGCTGGGCATCATCGGCCCGATCCCGCTCAGCGAGTTCAGCCCCGAGGCGATCCAGGCGAAGATCCAGGCCAACCCGCTAGCCCGTGATCGCGGGCAGCGTATCAAGCTGGCGGTGGTGACCAACTCCACCTACGACGGCCTGTGCTACCACGCCGGGTTGATCAAGCAGACCCTGGGTGCCAGTGTCGAGGTGCTGCATTTCGACGAGGCCTGGTTCGCCTATGCGGCGTTCCACGAGTTCTTCACCGGCCGCTATGCCATGGGTACGGCCTGCGCGGCAGACAGCCCATTGGTGTTCAGCACCCATTCCACCCACAAGCTGCTGGCCGCGTTCAGCCAGGCCTCGATGATTCATGTACAGGACGGCGCCAGGCGGCAGCTGGACCGTGACCGCTTCAACGAAGCATTCATGATGCACATTTCGACTTCGCCGCAGTACAGCATCCTCGCTTCGCTGGACGTGGCCTCGACCATGATGGAAGGGCCGGCCGGGCGCTCGCTGCTGCAGGAAATGTTCGATGAGGCGCTGAGCTTTCGCCGTGCCCTGGCCAACCTGCGCGAGCATATTGCCGCCGACGACTGGTGGTTCAGCATCTGGCAGCCGCCGAGTGCCGAAGGCATCCACCGCCTGGCCGCACAGGACTGGCTGCTGCAGCCGGGGGCGGAGTGGCATGGCTTTGGCGAGGTGGCAGACGACTATGTGCTGCTCGACCCGCTGAAGGTGACCCTGGTAATGCCTGGGCTGAGCGCGGGCGGTGCACTGGGCGAACATGGCATTCCGGCGGCAGTGGTCAGCAAGTTCCTCTGGGAGCGGGGGCTTGTGGTGGAGAAAACCGGCCTGTACAGCTTCCTGGTGCTGTTCTCCATGGGCATCACGAAAGGCAAGTGGAGCACTTTGCTCACCGAATTGCTGGAGTTCAAGCGCCACTATGATGGCAATACCGCGCTGGGCAACTGCCTGCCGAGCGTGGTGGCTGCCGATGCCTCACGCTACCAGGGCATGGGCCTGCGCGACTTGTGCGACCAGTTGCATGGCTGCTACCGCGCCAATGCCACGGCCAAGCAACTGAAGCGGCTGTTCACGCGCTTGCCGGAGGTGGCCGTGAGCCCGGCCCAGGCTTATGACCAGATGGTACGTGGGGAGGTGGAGGCTGTGCCGATCGAGGCACTGTCGGGGCGGGTGGCGGCGGTGATGCTGGTGCCATACCCGCCGGGTATTCCATTGATCATGCCGGGGGAGCGGTTCACCGAGGCGACCCGCTCGATTCTCGATTACCTGGCGTTTGCCCGGGCATTCAACCAGGGCTTCCCGGGTTTTGTCGCCGACGTGCACGGCCTGCAGAACGAAAGCGGCCGCTACACGGTGGATTGCATCAAGGAATGCGAATGA
- the dnaQ gene encoding DNA polymerase III subunit epsilon — translation MEQQQDKRFVILDTETTGMPVSEGHRIIEIGCVEVIGRRLTGRHFHVYLQPDRESDEGAINVHGITDAFLVGKPRFADVAEEFFEFIQGATLVIHNAAFDVGFINNEFALLGQQDRADISQHCTILDTLLLARSRHPGQRNSLDALCKRYDIDNSGRELHGALLDSELLADVYLAMTGGQTSLSLAGHGAEAGDEGAGAGGSEIRRITGRVPGRVIMASAEELEAHAERLAAIAKSAGGPSMWQALTEAPAG, via the coding sequence GTGGAGCAGCAGCAAGATAAACGGTTCGTCATTCTCGATACCGAAACCACGGGTATGCCGGTCAGCGAAGGCCACCGGATCATCGAGATCGGCTGTGTCGAGGTCATCGGCCGGCGCCTGACCGGGCGGCACTTCCACGTCTACCTGCAGCCGGACCGCGAGAGTGACGAGGGCGCCATCAACGTCCACGGTATCACCGATGCCTTCCTGGTCGGCAAGCCGCGCTTTGCTGATGTCGCCGAGGAGTTCTTCGAGTTTATCCAGGGCGCCACGCTGGTCATCCACAACGCAGCGTTCGACGTTGGCTTCATCAACAACGAATTTGCCTTGCTCGGCCAGCAGGACCGCGCGGACATTTCGCAGCACTGCACCATCCTCGACACCCTGCTGCTGGCGCGCTCGCGCCACCCGGGGCAGCGCAACAGCCTGGATGCGCTGTGCAAACGCTACGACATCGACAACTCGGGCCGTGAACTGCACGGCGCATTGCTCGACTCGGAACTGCTGGCTGACGTCTACCTGGCGATGACCGGTGGCCAGACCAGCCTGTCGCTGGCCGGGCATGGGGCCGAAGCCGGGGATGAAGGGGCGGGTGCTGGTGGTAGCGAGATTCGCCGTATTACCGGGCGCGTGCCCGGGCGGGTGATCATGGCCAGTGCCGAGGAGCTGGAGGCGCATGCCGAGCGCCTGGCGGCGATTGCCAAGTCGGCGGGCGGGCCATCCATGTGGCAGGCTCTGACCGAGGCACCTGCTGGCTGA
- the rnhA gene encoding ribonuclease HI, protein MSESVEMFTDGACKGNPGPGGWGVLMIYKGVEKELWGGERETTNNRMELMAAIQGLMALKRECEVVLTTDSQYVMKGINEWMTNWKKRGWKTAAKEPVKNADLWQQLDEQVNRHKVTWKWVRGHIGHPGNERADQLANRGVDEVRAKR, encoded by the coding sequence ATGAGCGAAAGCGTCGAGATGTTTACCGATGGTGCCTGCAAGGGCAACCCCGGCCCTGGCGGCTGGGGGGTCCTTATGATCTACAAGGGTGTCGAGAAGGAACTGTGGGGCGGCGAACGCGAAACCACCAACAACCGCATGGAGCTGATGGCCGCGATCCAGGGCTTGATGGCCCTCAAGCGCGAATGCGAAGTGGTGCTGACCACCGACTCGCAGTACGTGATGAAGGGCATCAACGAATGGATGACCAACTGGAAGAAGCGCGGCTGGAAAACCGCGGCCAAGGAGCCAGTGAAGAACGCCGACCTGTGGCAGCAGCTGGATGAACAGGTCAACCGCCACAAGGTGACCTGGAAGTGGGTGCGCGGGCACATCGGCCACCCCGGCAACGAACGCGCCGACCAGCTGGCCAACCGAGGGGTCGATGAGGTGCGCGCCAAGCGTTGA
- a CDS encoding SAM-dependent methyltransferase, whose amino-acid sequence MTDQPFAQADPDWVKLISLAREWFNGPLGQLMLKEEEKLLKEELGRFFGGYLVHYGPCAEPPPSAPQVQRNVRLGAPLPGVEIVCEEQAWPLSEHAADVVVLQHGLDFSLSPHGLLREAASAVRPGGHLLIVGINPWSSWGMRHFFSHGALRKARCISPSRVGDWLNLLGFALEKRRFGCYRPPLASPAWQQRLAGWERVAGGWQGSGGGVYLLVARKMVVGLRPLRPERREPMGKLLPLPLAKVNRTAANPDTEKH is encoded by the coding sequence ATGACCGACCAACCCTTTGCCCAGGCCGACCCGGACTGGGTCAAGCTGATCAGCCTGGCCCGTGAGTGGTTCAATGGCCCACTTGGCCAACTGATGCTCAAGGAGGAGGAAAAACTGCTGAAAGAAGAGCTCGGGCGCTTCTTCGGTGGCTACCTTGTGCACTACGGGCCCTGTGCAGAGCCGCCGCCCAGCGCGCCGCAGGTGCAGCGTAACGTGCGCCTCGGCGCGCCGCTGCCGGGGGTGGAAATAGTCTGCGAAGAGCAGGCCTGGCCGCTGAGCGAACACGCCGCCGACGTGGTGGTGCTGCAGCATGGCCTGGATTTCAGCCTGTCGCCCCACGGTTTGCTGCGCGAGGCGGCCAGCGCGGTGCGCCCAGGCGGGCACCTGCTGATTGTCGGGATCAACCCCTGGAGCAGTTGGGGCATGCGCCATTTCTTCAGCCACGGCGCCTTGCGCAAGGCCCGTTGCATCTCGCCGTCGCGGGTCGGCGACTGGCTCAACCTGCTGGGCTTCGCGCTGGAGAAACGCCGCTTCGGGTGCTATCGTCCGCCGCTTGCCTCACCGGCCTGGCAGCAGCGCCTGGCAGGCTGGGAACGGGTGGCCGGCGGCTGGCAGGGCTCCGGTGGTGGTGTGTACCTGCTGGTAGCGCGCAAGATGGTGGTGGGCCTGCGGCCGTTGCGCCCTGAGCGTCGCGAGCCGATGGGCAAACTGCTGCCGCTGCCACTGGCCAAGGTCAACCGCACGGCGGCCAACCCGGATACCGAAAAGCACTGA
- the gloB gene encoding hydroxyacylglutathione hydrolase, with translation MIQIDALPAFSDNYIWLLQDTAKRRCAVVDPGDAGPVERWLSANPGWVLSDILVTHHHNDHVGGVERLKQLTGARVCGPAHERIPCRDLALDEGDQVTALGVTFQVLAVPGHTLGHIAFFSEQPATPVLFSGDTLFAAGCGRMFEGTPEQMQPALARLASLPEQTEVYCAHEYTLSNLRFAKAVEPENPHVQRRFEDVSRLRAENRITLPSTIGLERLTNPFLRTSETLVKQKADEWKGHSNPTHVAVFAALRSWKDTF, from the coding sequence ATGATACAGATCGATGCTCTCCCCGCTTTCTCCGACAACTACATCTGGTTGTTACAGGATACTGCCAAACGCCGCTGCGCGGTGGTCGACCCAGGTGACGCCGGCCCAGTGGAACGCTGGCTGTCCGCCAACCCCGGCTGGGTACTGAGCGACATCCTCGTCACCCACCACCACAACGACCACGTCGGCGGCGTGGAACGGCTCAAGCAACTGACCGGCGCGCGCGTCTGCGGGCCGGCCCACGAACGCATTCCCTGCCGTGATCTGGCGCTGGACGAGGGCGACCAGGTGACCGCGCTGGGCGTGACGTTCCAGGTGCTGGCCGTGCCCGGGCATACCTTGGGGCACATCGCCTTTTTCAGCGAGCAGCCGGCAACGCCTGTGCTGTTCAGTGGCGACACGCTGTTCGCCGCCGGATGCGGACGCATGTTCGAAGGCACCCCCGAACAGATGCAGCCTGCCCTCGCCCGCCTGGCATCCCTGCCTGAGCAGACCGAGGTGTACTGCGCCCACGAATACACCCTGAGCAACCTGCGTTTCGCCAAGGCGGTGGAACCTGAAAATCCGCACGTTCAGCGGCGGTTTGAGGACGTTAGCCGTTTGCGTGCAGAAAATCGCATCACATTGCCATCAACGATCGGCCTGGAACGCCTGACCAACCCCTTTCTGCGCACCTCTGAAACATTAGTTAAACAAAAAGCAGACGAATGGAAGGGACATTCAAACCCCACGCATGTCGCTGTTTTTGCTGCCTTGAGGTCTTGGAAGGACACCTTCTGA
- a CDS encoding transglycosylase SLT domain-containing protein: MSSRSRRTSHSVALTRLAQISALALAATLVGCQSTRQLDESESVRAHNYQARFKHKPSPLLVKPAEQAPQDVWERMRQGFALQDNIDVNPRIEQQRLWFASNPSYIESAGERGSLYLHYIVERLEERDMPLELALLPAIESAYNPMAYSRAHAAGMWQFIPSTGRHFNLRQTNFYDGRRDVTASTNAALDYLSRLHDMFNGDWLLALAAYNAGEGTVSRAIERNERLGLPTDYWNLPLPQETRDYVPKLLALSQVVLTPEAYGVNLNPIANEPYFEAVAINDRLDLSRVAAFANIDEDELIQLNPAFKKRMTVDGPQQLLVPTAKAQLLSDSLSNLKPEQLVSLQPNKAVFARAVAEAKAPVAARSYRVKRGDNLGAIAKANRVSVKDIKRWNRLSGNSVRAGQVLALRGGSAPSAAGNRVAASGQRSTQYKVRKGDSLYLVAKRFNVEMKHLKRWNPRSGHALKPGQTLTVYLSH, encoded by the coding sequence ATGTCTTCCCGTAGCCGCAGAACCTCTCATTCCGTCGCCCTGACGCGCCTGGCCCAAATCAGTGCGCTGGCCCTGGCCGCCACCCTGGTGGGCTGCCAGAGCACCCGTCAGCTAGACGAATCCGAAAGCGTTCGCGCGCACAACTACCAGGCACGGTTCAAGCACAAGCCTTCACCGCTGCTGGTCAAGCCGGCCGAGCAGGCGCCACAGGACGTGTGGGAACGCATGCGCCAGGGCTTTGCCCTGCAAGACAACATCGATGTCAACCCGCGCATCGAACAACAGCGCCTGTGGTTCGCCAGCAACCCGAGCTACATCGAAAGCGCCGGCGAACGTGGCAGCCTCTACCTGCACTACATTGTCGAGCGTCTTGAAGAGCGCGACATGCCGCTGGAACTGGCCCTGCTGCCAGCCATCGAAAGCGCCTACAACCCGATGGCATACTCGCGCGCCCACGCCGCAGGCATGTGGCAGTTCATCCCGTCCACCGGCCGCCACTTCAACCTGCGCCAGACCAACTTCTACGATGGCCGTCGCGACGTGACCGCCTCGACCAACGCCGCGCTGGACTACCTTAGCCGCCTGCACGACATGTTCAATGGCGACTGGCTGCTGGCCCTGGCTGCCTACAACGCCGGCGAAGGCACGGTCAGCCGCGCCATCGAACGCAACGAAAGGCTCGGCCTGCCCACCGACTACTGGAACCTGCCGCTGCCCCAGGAAACCCGCGACTACGTGCCCAAGCTGCTGGCCCTGTCCCAGGTGGTACTGACGCCGGAAGCCTATGGCGTTAACCTGAACCCGATTGCCAACGAACCCTACTTCGAGGCGGTGGCCATCAACGACCGCCTCGACCTGTCGCGGGTAGCGGCCTTCGCCAACATCGACGAAGACGAGCTGATCCAGCTCAACCCGGCATTCAAGAAACGCATGACCGTGGATGGCCCGCAGCAGTTGCTGGTACCCACCGCCAAGGCGCAACTGCTGAGCGACAGCCTGTCCAACCTCAAACCCGAGCAACTGGTCAGCCTGCAGCCGAACAAGGCCGTATTCGCCCGTGCCGTGGCCGAAGCCAAGGCGCCGGTGGCGGCGCGCAGCTACCGGGTCAAGCGCGGCGACAATCTGGGCGCAATCGCCAAGGCCAACCGCGTTTCGGTCAAGGACATCAAGCGCTGGAACCGCCTCTCCGGCAACAGCGTGCGCGCTGGCCAGGTGCTGGCACTGCGCGGTGGTAGCGCGCCGAGCGCTGCCGGCAATCGGGTAGCCGCCTCCGGCCAGCGCTCCACCCAGTACAAGGTACGCAAAGGCGATTCGCTGTACCTTGTGGCCAAGCGCTTCAACGTCGAAATGAAGCACCTCAAGCGTTGGAACCCGCGCAGCGGCCATGCCCTCAAGCCAGGCCAGACCCTGACCGTCTACCTGTCGCATTGA
- a CDS encoding extracellular solute-binding protein — MIRPLLLSLSLALSFPAAAMVSESHGYAQFGTLKYPATFTHFDWVNPQAPKGGTLRAMAFGTFDTLNPYTFKGSSPITTPNFQQYGISELNEPLMVGTGQYDPSGDEPTSSYGLIARSVEYSEDRSWVVFNLRPEARWHDGKPITSADVAFSYRTLLKDGHPIYRTNLQEVQRVDILGPLRIRFVFKRAGNPLLILRLGEMPVLPKHYWQKRDFKATTFEPPLGSGPYRITQVQPGRRLVFERVKNYWGKDLAVNRGKYNFNRVEYEFYRDATVAFEAFKAGEFDIYIEHQAKNWANGYNFPAVRRGEVIKAQIPHRIPTQTQGLFMNSRRATFSDPRVRQALGLMLDFEWTNRALFSGAYRRSTSYYPNSEFAATGLPTGKEWLLLAPFRDQLPARLFSEPYTVSHTDGRGISRQTLRQALGLLAEAGWKLNGQRLVDSKGQQLRMELLLVNPNLERILQPYVENLASIGIDARLRTVDRAQYKQRLDQFDFDMILMTLNQTLSPGLEQWLYFHSSQATTKGSKNYAGVKDPVVDHLLDTLLAARTRDDQVAAARALDRVLSWQYYMIPNWYLDNHRLAYRNRFAFVTTPPYTLGLNSWWIKTSEKAQ; from the coding sequence TTGATACGTCCCCTCCTGCTGTCTCTCAGCCTGGCCTTGAGCTTTCCCGCAGCCGCGATGGTGAGCGAAAGCCACGGATACGCGCAGTTCGGCACGCTCAAGTACCCAGCCACATTCACCCATTTTGACTGGGTCAACCCGCAAGCGCCCAAGGGCGGCACCTTGCGGGCCATGGCTTTCGGTACCTTCGACACCCTCAACCCCTACACCTTCAAGGGGTCGAGCCCGATTACCACGCCCAATTTCCAGCAATACGGCATCAGCGAGCTGAACGAGCCGCTGATGGTCGGCACCGGCCAGTACGACCCATCCGGCGACGAACCGACCTCCAGCTACGGCCTGATCGCCCGCTCGGTGGAGTACAGCGAAGACCGCAGCTGGGTGGTGTTCAACCTGCGCCCGGAAGCCCGCTGGCATGACGGCAAGCCGATCACCTCGGCAGACGTGGCCTTCTCTTACCGTACGCTGCTCAAGGATGGCCATCCGATCTACCGCACCAACCTGCAGGAAGTGCAGCGGGTGGACATCCTCGGCCCGCTGCGCATCCGCTTCGTGTTCAAGCGTGCGGGTAACCCGCTGCTGATCCTGCGCCTGGGCGAAATGCCGGTGCTGCCCAAGCACTACTGGCAAAAGCGCGACTTCAAGGCCACCACCTTCGAGCCCCCGCTAGGCAGTGGCCCCTACCGCATCACCCAGGTCCAGCCTGGGCGCCGGCTGGTGTTCGAACGGGTAAAGAACTACTGGGGCAAGGACCTGGCGGTGAACCGTGGCAAGTACAACTTCAACCGCGTGGAGTACGAGTTCTACCGCGACGCCACGGTCGCCTTCGAAGCGTTCAAGGCCGGCGAGTTCGACATCTATATCGAGCACCAGGCGAAGAACTGGGCCAACGGCTACAACTTCCCGGCCGTGCGCCGGGGCGAGGTAATCAAGGCGCAAATCCCGCACCGCATCCCCACGCAAACCCAGGGCCTGTTCATGAACAGCCGCAGGGCCACTTTCAGCGACCCACGGGTACGCCAGGCGCTGGGGCTGATGCTCGATTTCGAATGGACCAACCGCGCACTGTTCAGCGGTGCCTACCGCCGTTCGACCAGCTACTACCCCAACAGCGAATTCGCCGCCACCGGCCTGCCCACCGGCAAGGAGTGGCTGCTGCTGGCGCCGTTCCGCGACCAGTTGCCAGCCAGGCTGTTCAGCGAGCCCTACACGGTCAGCCACACCGATGGCCGTGGTATAAGCCGTCAGACCCTGCGCCAGGCCCTCGGCCTGCTCGCCGAGGCCGGCTGGAAGCTGAACGGGCAGCGCCTGGTCGACAGCAAGGGCCAGCAGTTGCGCATGGAGTTGCTGCTGGTAAACCCCAACCTTGAACGCATCCTGCAACCTTATGTCGAAAATCTGGCCAGCATCGGCATCGATGCGCGCTTGCGTACCGTCGACCGCGCCCAGTACAAACAACGCCTGGACCAGTTCGATTTCGACATGATTCTGATGACCCTGAACCAGACCCTGAGCCCCGGCCTCGAACAGTGGTTGTACTTCCACTCCAGCCAGGCCACAACCAAGGGCAGCAAGAACTATGCTGGGGTCAAGGACCCGGTGGTCGACCATCTGCTCGACACCCTGCTCGCCGCACGTACCCGCGATGACCAGGTCGCCGCCGCTCGCGCCCTGGACCGCGTGCTTTCATGGCAGTACTACATGATCCCCAACTGGTACCTCGACAACCATCGCCTGGCCTACCGCAACCGGTTCGCCTTCGTCACCACGCCGCCCTACACCCTCGGGCTGAACAGCTGGTGGATCAAGACTTCGGAGAAAGCCCAATGA